The Synergistaceae bacterium genome contains the following window.
GGGCGGTTGCTTATACACTGCAAATATATTTTGATTTCTCCGGTTACAGTGATATGGCAATAGGGCTAGGGTTGATGTTCGGTTTTCATTTCAGCGAAAATTTCAATTATCCGTATATTTCAAGCAGCGTAACAGAATTTTGGCACAGGTGGCATATTTCATTATCTACATGGTTCCGGGATTATGTTTATATACCGTTAGGAGGCAGCCGAGTCAATAAAGTGCGTCATATATTAAATATTTTTGCGGTCTGGCTCTTGACGGGAATTTGGCATGGTGCAAACTGGACGTTTATTTTATGGGGATTAATATATTTTGTTGTGCTGATATTCGAGAAGGAGACAAGAATTATTCAGCATCTAAAAATTTTCTCGCACGTCTATACGCTATTTATAGTGATTCTTGCGTGGGTTATATTCAGGTCTGAGAGTATAGCGTCAGGAATAAATTATATTTCATCAATGCTGGGATTGAATGCGAATAATTTTTGCGATTCAGGCTTTATAGTGTATGTAAAAGGCTCGTGGGTTGTGCTGCTTGCAAGTTTAATCGGGATATTTCCATTTGTTAATAAATTCCGGCGTACTTGGATTGAGTCGATATGGCTTGTGTTTGTGCTGATAGTGTCAATCTGCGAAATAGTGAGTTCGAGCTATAACCCGTTTATATACTTCAATTTTTAGGAGCGGGAGAAAAGTTTTATGAGCCTGCA
Protein-coding sequences here:
- a CDS encoding MBOAT family protein, with the translated sequence MVFSSGVFLFVFLPVLLVIYYALKGRTARNYILLFTSLLFYAWGEPVFIFIMLASIIANWLLVLLMAGSEHKKFWLSLAIMLDVALLGVFKYASFITANIAALTGYNAIRVNIALPIGISFFTFQMMSYVFDVYYGTSRPQKNPLYVALYISFFPQLIAGPIVRYNQIESEITTRHENFDDFSEGVRRFIYGLGKKILLANFLAVIADNIFGYIVNPSVMMSWLGAVAYTLQIYFDFSGYSDMAIGLGLMFGFHFSENFNYPYISSSVTEFWHRWHISLSTWFRDYVYIPLGGSRVNKVRHILNIFAVWLLTGIWHGANWTFILWGLIYFVVLIFEKETRIIQHLKIFSHVYTLFIVILAWVIFRSESIASGINYISSMLGLNANNFCDSGFIVYVKGSWVVLLASLIGIFPFVNKFRRTWIESIWLVFVLIVSICEIVSSSYNPFIYFNF